The Amycolatopsis mongoliensis genome includes a window with the following:
- a CDS encoding metal-sensitive transcriptional regulator, with amino-acid sequence MTGYGTEREAYLKRLRRIEGQIRGLQRMVEQDKYCIDILTQVSAATKALQSFSLELLDEHLATCVVQAAAAGGEEADLKVREASDAIARLVRS; translated from the coding sequence ATGACGGGTTACGGCACTGAGCGGGAGGCCTATCTCAAGCGCCTGCGCCGGATCGAAGGGCAGATCCGCGGGCTGCAGCGCATGGTCGAGCAGGACAAGTACTGCATCGACATCCTCACCCAGGTCTCCGCGGCGACGAAGGCCCTGCAGTCGTTCTCGCTGGAGCTGCTCGACGAACACCTGGCGACCTGCGTGGTCCAGGCCGCCGCGGCCGGCGGCGAGGAAGCCGACCTGAAGGTCCGGGAAGCCTCGGACGCGATCGCGCGCCTGGTGCGGTCCTAG